A stretch of the Acyrthosiphon pisum isolate AL4f chromosome A2, pea_aphid_22Mar2018_4r6ur, whole genome shotgun sequence genome encodes the following:
- the LOC107883964 gene encoding sugar transporter ERD6-like 6 has product MCLEWTWHDDDVTTENDWSTSENMSKTLIYGGAIISAGPAALIASMQTKLREVLTIGTLFTLCGSIVLMTCSTGALSTLITGRILHGMGAGIVCVVVPNYAAEITEPKYRDVLTGLHHIYLLSGMMLSHFADDYCTYSYVNVGIVGMAILNLIVLCVIEDPPCFQLIFYENLRKSESDCKCIDVSSNSCHKLLRYRDIDKIMELSSIFTKKQYYRPLFINICLISIQQFTGNISLMDKLHCAYGKQLPISGMLSTITGFQLISSICCLLTIYILGKKNLLIISGIGMTITLSLVINTLYYMKSFDKLWLPNLIIMYIIFYSIGYGPIPWILMPQICPRKSKLWTSGVAVSLYAFLNLIINQPFINNIRYMMYMSSGVDIFLFMFTIVSVFGTVFACIFIPKIKDRISS; this is encoded by the exons ATGTGTTTGGAGTGGACGTGGCATGACGATGACGTGACAACGGAAAACGATTGGAGTACATCGGAAAATATGTCAAAAACTCTCATATACGGAGGGGCAATTATCAGCGCTGGACCGGCGGCGCTTATTGCGTCGATGCAGACAAAACTCAGAGAGGTGCTAACCATCGGGACATTGTTCACCCTCTGCGGGTCAATTGTGCTCATGACGTGCTCGACCGGCGCATTGTCCACACTGATTACTGGACGAATCCTACACGGCATGGGTGCTGGGATCGTGTGTGTTGTCGTGCCCAATTACGCAGCAGAAATCACCGAGCCAAAGTACAGAG acGTGTTAACTGGTTTGCATCATATATACTTGTTAAGCGGTATGATGTTGTCACACTTTGCCGATGATTATTGCACGTATTCATATGTGAATGTTGGAATTGTAGGTATGGCAATTTTAAACTTGATAGTATTATGTGTTATCGAAGATCCACCTTGttttcaattgatattttatgaaaacttaCGAAAGAGCGAATCAGATTGTAAATGCATTGATGTATCGAGCAATAGTTGTCACAAG CTTTTAAGATACCGTGACATCGACAAAATTATGGAGCTGTCTTCgatttttacgaaaaaacaATACTATCGACCACTGTTTATTAACATCTGTTTAATAAGTATCCAACAATTTACTGGTAACATTTCATTGATGGATAAATTACATTGTGCGTATGGAAAACAACTACCGATAAGTGGAATGTTATCAACTATAACTGGTTTCCAA cTCATTTCATcaatttgttgtttattaactatatatattttgggAAAGAAAAATTTATTAATCATCTCAGGAATTGGAATGACAATCACTTTATCTTTGGTgattaacacattatattatatgaaaagttTCGATAAGTTATGGTTACCTAATTTaatcattatgtatattattttttattcgattgGATATGGTCCAATTCCATGGATTTTAATGCCACAAATTTGCCCAAGAAAA TCGAAATTGTGGACATCTGGAGTCGCTGTAAGTCTATacgcttttttaaatttaattatcaatcagccatttatcaacaatatacgatatatgaTGTACATGTCAAGTGGAGTGGACATTTTTCTATTCATGTTCACTATTGTAAGTGTTTTTGGTACAGTTTTTGCATGTATATTCATACCAAAAATAAAAGATCGTATTTCTTCATAA